Proteins encoded in a region of the Enterococcus gilvus ATCC BAA-350 genome:
- a CDS encoding metal-sulfur cluster assembly factor yields the protein MEENTQKWSDAEVAEIKETILTALESVIDPELGIDIVNLGLIYEVDFEQTGNTVIKMTLTTMGCPLADILTDNIQSALGEIPEVTNVEVKLVWYPAWTTDKMSRYARIALGIR from the coding sequence GTGGAAGAGAACACACAAAAATGGTCCGATGCAGAAGTAGCAGAGATTAAAGAAACTATTTTAACTGCTTTAGAATCAGTCATTGACCCTGAGTTAGGAATCGATATCGTTAATCTTGGTTTGATCTATGAAGTAGATTTTGAACAAACAGGAAACACGGTAATTAAAATGACATTAACGACTATGGGATGTCCATTGGCAGATATCTTAACTGATAATATTCAATCCGCTTTAGGCGAGATTCCAGAGGTCACGAATGTAGAAGTGAAGCTTGTTTGGTATCCAGCATGGACGACCGATAAAATGAGCCGTTATGCACGGATTGCTTTAGGTATCCGTTAA
- a CDS encoding sce7725 family protein translates to MYYPYLRGKQFDLLAVSTLIQEKRWSSRIRPIIEPVRDSPTLKKTLELFDKKELICYLIMNPQVGTAKLFDEKRFDWPVQENSSVKKAEIITQDNLFQGELYLFNSHSPRKIEKLKTSDDALSIIPDQGRFRVLEVPNKILLREAFQSQKNVADYGEKIDDFYSDEHLYLRTNSKGFSDYTIEGSRYFDKGGPSRAIAIHISYFDAYLNLRVKHFVSDSNENAQDQAGKFFEALEKFSEWYSRNQDQLLLTLGMEELLHYREMKKFPGLGTIKKWSLAHHLELVGAFLEKGEHWQRGWKTYGIRR, encoded by the coding sequence ATGTACTATCCATACTTAAGAGGGAAACAGTTTGATTTATTAGCGGTCTCTACATTGATCCAGGAGAAACGTTGGTCGAGCAGAATCCGACCGATCATTGAACCTGTTAGAGATTCCCCTACACTGAAAAAAACACTTGAATTATTCGATAAAAAAGAGCTGATTTGTTATTTGATCATGAATCCGCAGGTTGGCACAGCAAAACTATTCGATGAAAAAAGATTCGATTGGCCGGTACAGGAAAATTCCAGCGTTAAAAAAGCAGAAATTATTACACAGGATAATCTTTTCCAGGGGGAACTGTATCTATTTAATAGTCATTCACCAAGAAAGATCGAAAAGCTAAAAACTAGCGACGATGCGTTATCTATTATCCCTGATCAGGGCAGATTTAGAGTTTTAGAAGTACCAAATAAAATATTACTCAGAGAAGCCTTTCAATCACAAAAAAATGTTGCAGATTATGGAGAAAAGATAGATGATTTTTATAGTGACGAGCATCTCTATTTAAGAACAAATTCAAAAGGTTTTAGTGATTATACTATTGAGGGCAGCCGCTATTTTGATAAAGGTGGACCTAGTCGTGCGATTGCTATACACATAAGCTATTTTGATGCGTATCTTAATTTAAGAGTAAAGCACTTTGTATCCGATAGTAATGAGAATGCACAAGATCAGGCAGGGAAGTTTTTTGAAGCATTGGAGAAATTTTCAGAGTGGTATTCGAGAAATCAAGATCAGTTGTTACTGACTTTAGGAATGGAAGAATTATTGCACTATCGGGAAATGAAAAAATTTCCGGGATTGGGCACAATTAAAAAGTGGTCCTTGGCGCATCACTTGGAATTGGTTGGCGCCTTTTTGGAAAAAGGAGAACATTGGCAGAGGGGATGGAAAACATATGGGATACGAAGATGA
- a CDS encoding penicillin-binding transpeptidase domain-containing protein: MERSTRKKQKMNKWPIIIISILVLLVVGFFGARAYQASQVKKQGQETVEAFVKELKKGNYKELTNNLSADSLKNSGYTKKEVEEKYQSIYSGINASNIKMNDLKVEKKGGDLQFSYNLSVNTGFGQLKNQQYSGTLTDGGKEINWKPNLIFPGMSGKDKINYLVDPAKRGEILDRSGQGLATNGTVFQSGIVPKNLGSGEERTAKIDAIAKSLDLTAKDVDAALSQGWVQEDFFVPLKTTAEAPKETPDGLEVKETTGRTYPLKEAAAQLIGYVGKVTAEDMKKNDDLASDSLIGRSGLEMALDKQLRGKDGGSLAITDKDGKEKKVLQTIEKKDGENIKLTIDSRAQQIAYNGLNGHAGSSVVMAPKTGDLLVAASSPSFDPNKMTNGISQSDYDAYSNDKNQPFMSRFATGYAPGSTFKTITAAIGLDAGTLNPNEELAINGLKWQKDSSWGSYQVTRVSDVSPVNLKTALTYSDNIYMAQETLKMGEKTFREGLNKFIFGKALDVPIAMDKAQISSKESFDSEILLADTGYGQGQLLLNPIQQAAAYSVFPNKGTMVYPKLLADKETKNEKDVIKAESAETITGDMQAVVSDPNGTAHSLAALNIPLAAKTGTAEIKQKQDEKGQENSFLYAFDPEKQNYSVLEFLENKPEGTSATDLSKDLLTYLNQTYQ, from the coding sequence ATGGAGAGAAGCACACGTAAGAAACAGAAAATGAACAAATGGCCAATCATTATTATCAGTATCCTTGTATTACTCGTAGTTGGATTTTTTGGAGCCCGCGCCTACCAAGCGAGTCAAGTGAAAAAGCAAGGCCAAGAAACAGTAGAGGCTTTTGTTAAAGAGTTAAAAAAAGGGAATTATAAAGAGCTAACAAATAATTTAAGTGCGGATTCACTGAAAAATAGTGGTTATACAAAAAAAGAAGTAGAGGAAAAATACCAATCAATTTATTCGGGAATCAATGCGTCCAATATTAAAATGAATGATCTGAAGGTAGAAAAAAAAGGCGGGGATCTTCAATTTTCTTATAACTTATCCGTTAATACTGGATTTGGACAATTAAAAAACCAACAATATTCTGGAACATTAACAGACGGTGGAAAAGAAATCAATTGGAAGCCAAACTTAATTTTCCCTGGTATGTCTGGTAAGGATAAAATCAATTACTTAGTTGATCCTGCAAAGCGTGGTGAAATTCTCGATCGGAGTGGGCAAGGTCTTGCGACCAACGGGACAGTGTTCCAATCAGGGATCGTGCCTAAAAACCTTGGCAGTGGAGAAGAACGTACTGCGAAAATTGATGCGATCGCTAAAAGCTTAGACCTAACTGCTAAAGATGTGGATGCCGCTTTATCTCAAGGGTGGGTGCAGGAAGACTTTTTTGTCCCTTTGAAAACGACTGCGGAGGCGCCTAAAGAAACGCCGGATGGTTTAGAAGTCAAAGAAACGACCGGCCGTACGTATCCGTTAAAAGAGGCCGCAGCTCAATTGATTGGCTATGTCGGCAAGGTTACCGCAGAGGATATGAAGAAAAACGATGATCTTGCCAGCGATAGTTTGATTGGTCGAAGCGGATTAGAAATGGCCTTGGATAAACAGCTAAGAGGAAAAGATGGCGGCTCTTTGGCAATTACAGATAAAGATGGAAAAGAAAAGAAAGTGCTGCAGACAATTGAAAAGAAAGATGGCGAGAACATCAAACTGACCATCGATAGCCGTGCACAACAGATTGCCTACAACGGATTAAATGGTCATGCAGGTTCAAGCGTTGTTATGGCACCGAAAACAGGCGATCTATTGGTTGCTGCCAGTTCGCCAAGTTTTGATCCTAATAAAATGACCAATGGTATTAGCCAATCGGATTATGATGCGTATAGTAATGATAAAAACCAACCCTTTATGAGTCGCTTTGCCACGGGGTATGCACCTGGGTCAACATTTAAAACAATCACGGCGGCGATAGGATTGGATGCTGGAACGTTAAACCCTAATGAAGAATTGGCGATTAACGGATTGAAGTGGCAAAAGGACAGCTCTTGGGGTTCTTATCAAGTCACACGGGTCTCAGATGTTAGTCCTGTGAATTTAAAAACGGCATTGACTTATTCTGACAATATTTATATGGCTCAAGAAACACTAAAAATGGGCGAAAAAACATTCCGTGAAGGCTTGAATAAATTTATCTTTGGAAAAGCGTTAGATGTACCGATCGCCATGGATAAAGCACAGATTTCCAGCAAAGAGAGTTTTGACTCAGAAATATTATTAGCAGATACAGGATATGGACAAGGCCAGTTGCTATTGAACCCTATTCAACAAGCGGCTGCCTACTCCGTCTTCCCAAATAAGGGAACGATGGTGTATCCAAAGCTACTTGCTGATAAGGAAACGAAGAACGAGAAGGATGTCATTAAAGCAGAGTCGGCAGAAACGATTACAGGAGACATGCAAGCCGTTGTAAGTGATCCGAATGGGACAGCTCATAGCTTGGCAGCATTGAATATACCGTTAGCAGCAAAGACTGGGACTGCTGAAATTAAGCAAAAGCAAGATGAAAAGGGACAAGAGAACAGCTTCTTATATGCTTTTGATCCCGAAAAGCAAAATTATTCTGTGTTGGAATTTTTAGAGAACAAACCAGAAGGTACTTCCGCGACAGATCTTTCTAAAGACTTGTTGACTTACTTAAACCAAACCTATCAATAA
- a CDS encoding guanylate kinase: MNHCYLFIGPSGSGKTTLAEKAFNPEQKIISYTTRAPRENEEHGRDYYFVSKKEFKQMVNHDQFAEYDVYDDHFYGIAKSTLSEALAIGDCYDPITTTGFINLYRVFGEQMVPIWINISRETMITRLEKRASAGDLERRLAIFQEDQESLERLKKFPNLIEIDGETSLDSMLSQLRQALK; encoded by the coding sequence ATGAATCATTGTTACTTATTTATTGGACCAAGTGGTTCTGGAAAAACCACATTAGCCGAAAAAGCCTTTAATCCAGAGCAAAAAATTATTTCTTACACTACACGTGCTCCTCGTGAAAATGAAGAACACGGCCGCGACTATTATTTTGTTTCGAAAAAAGAATTTAAGCAAATGGTCAATCACGATCAATTTGCTGAATATGATGTTTATGACGACCACTTTTACGGCATTGCCAAGTCAACGTTAAGCGAGGCTTTAGCGATCGGTGACTGCTACGATCCCATCACAACGACAGGATTTATTAATTTATATCGTGTATTTGGTGAACAAATGGTCCCAATTTGGATCAATATTTCTAGAGAAACCATGATTACTCGCCTAGAAAAAAGAGCTTCTGCCGGAGACTTAGAACGTCGTTTAGCGATTTTCCAAGAGGATCAGGAAAGTTTAGAACGTTTAAAAAAGTTTCCCAATCTAATTGAAATTGATGGCGAAACCTCACTAGATAGTATGCTCAGCCAACTAAGACAGGCGTTGAAGTAA
- a CDS encoding ABC transporter permease/substrate-binding protein, with protein MNELINTFSERKEELLSAIFEHLAISLSALLIAIVIAIPLAILLSQRKKMAEVVLQITSILQTIPSLALLGLLIPFVGIGTVPALIALVVYALLPIFQNTYIGLAEIDPSIEEAADAFGMSRMRKLMRVELPMAMPVIISGVRTALVLIIGTATLAALIGAGGLGTFILLGIDRNDPNLTLIGAISSALLAIIFSTLIRFLQNRSGKVTLITLGIICLSIGGIFFAQRNPIGTETVTIAGKLGSEPDILINIYKEVIQDEDSSVNVDLKPNFGKTSFLFSAVESNQIDIYPEFTGTVLESLVKVPKNMPDELSPEKTYQEANKLLDAQFDMRLLKPMAYENTYALAMKKSEAEKRGITKISQLQAQQDQLKAGFTLEFIDRQDGYRGIQEKYGVKLSSVQSMEPALRYQAINNGDVDVIDAYSTDSEIKQYDLVTLEDDLHLFPPYQGAPLMKKDFADEHPDVVKALNRLSGKITEDQMIEMNYLVNVKKEQPAKVAHDFLVKEKIIGEEK; from the coding sequence ATGAATGAATTAATCAATACATTTAGTGAAAGAAAAGAAGAGCTATTATCAGCAATTTTTGAACATTTAGCCATTTCTTTGAGTGCATTGTTGATTGCGATCGTCATTGCTATTCCATTGGCGATCTTGTTGAGTCAACGAAAAAAAATGGCGGAAGTTGTGTTACAGATAACGAGTATTTTACAGACGATTCCATCACTTGCGTTACTGGGATTGCTGATCCCTTTTGTTGGAATCGGTACAGTTCCAGCATTGATCGCATTGGTCGTTTATGCGCTACTGCCGATCTTCCAAAACACGTATATCGGTCTAGCAGAAATTGATCCTTCTATTGAAGAGGCTGCAGACGCTTTTGGAATGTCTCGTATGCGCAAATTGATGAGAGTAGAATTACCCATGGCAATGCCGGTCATTATTTCTGGTGTACGTACAGCACTAGTACTAATTATCGGGACAGCGACATTGGCTGCCTTGATTGGTGCCGGTGGTTTGGGTACGTTTATTTTACTTGGGATTGATCGAAACGATCCAAACTTGACTCTTATTGGGGCCATTAGTTCCGCATTACTTGCGATTATTTTCAGTACGCTGATCCGCTTTTTACAAAATCGCAGTGGGAAAGTGACTTTGATTACTCTTGGAATCATTTGTCTAAGTATTGGCGGCATTTTCTTTGCTCAAAGGAACCCCATCGGAACAGAAACAGTCACCATTGCCGGAAAACTTGGTTCCGAGCCAGATATTTTGATCAATATATATAAAGAGGTCATTCAGGATGAGGATTCTTCGGTCAATGTAGATTTGAAGCCAAACTTCGGGAAGACAAGTTTCTTGTTCAGCGCGGTAGAAAGCAATCAAATTGATATTTATCCCGAATTTACTGGAACCGTACTAGAAAGCCTGGTTAAAGTACCGAAGAATATGCCAGATGAATTGTCACCCGAGAAAACATATCAAGAAGCAAATAAATTATTGGATGCTCAATTCGACATGCGCCTATTGAAACCAATGGCGTATGAAAATACGTATGCTTTAGCGATGAAGAAAAGTGAAGCTGAAAAACGCGGTATAACGAAGATTTCCCAACTACAAGCGCAACAAGATCAACTAAAAGCCGGATTTACATTAGAATTTATTGACCGGCAAGATGGGTATCGCGGGATTCAAGAAAAATATGGAGTGAAGTTAAGCTCTGTACAAAGTATGGAACCAGCCTTGCGCTATCAAGCCATCAACAACGGGGATGTCGATGTGATCGATGCCTATTCAACAGATAGTGAGATTAAACAATATGACTTAGTGACGCTAGAGGACGATCTGCATCTTTTCCCACCTTATCAAGGAGCACCTTTGATGAAAAAAGATTTCGCTGATGAACATCCAGATGTTGTTAAGGCGTTGAACCGATTGTCTGGGAAAATCACCGAAGATCAAATGATCGAAATGAACTACCTAGTCAATGTGAAAAAAGAGCAGCCTGCGAAAGTTGCCCATGACTTCTTAGTGAAAGAGAAAATCATTGGGGAGGAGAAATAG
- a CDS encoding helix-turn-helix transcriptional regulator → MQIERLIKLIFYLVRHKRVTAKELAEYLGVSTRTIYRDITTVSLAGIPILSKKGFGGGLSLMDGFTLDESFLTSDEKMYVYQGLQILDAANYPETEHVLNKIGALFNQPPTEEWLEIDFSYWGSEETEK, encoded by the coding sequence ATGCAGATCGAACGATTGATTAAACTGATTTTTTATCTTGTCAGGCACAAACGAGTCACTGCCAAAGAATTGGCAGAATATCTTGGTGTGTCGACACGAACGATTTATCGAGATATCACGACGGTGTCATTAGCGGGCATTCCAATTCTTTCAAAAAAAGGATTCGGAGGAGGGCTCTCGTTGATGGATGGTTTTACCTTAGATGAATCGTTCCTGACATCTGATGAAAAAATGTACGTCTATCAAGGACTTCAGATTCTCGATGCAGCAAACTATCCTGAGACGGAGCATGTATTAAATAAAATTGGCGCATTATTTAATCAGCCGCCGACAGAGGAATGGCTAGAGATTGATTTTAGCTACTGGGGCAGCGAAGAAACGGAAAAGTAA
- a CDS encoding GNAT family N-acetyltransferase: MGYEDEDFIVRQAKQMGELLGGFLGKKDAKAILSFGDEAKTDEPTHPAFVLRPSTLEDIPAINAIIQQAKNYLKEQGSPQWQDGHEPHEAVIREDIRKKASYVLTLEEEIVGTVALIAEKDPIYEAIEGEWQGNNPYVSLHHVAVTQKHRGMGLGKALLDSAIKQAQFLGYGDVRIDTYPANQPMLRLIEKCGFTYCGMIHFPFEHGERKAFQLLQRLS, translated from the coding sequence ATGGGATACGAAGATGAAGATTTTATTGTTAGACAAGCAAAACAAATGGGAGAACTCTTAGGTGGGTTTTTAGGGAAAAAAGATGCCAAAGCGATCTTGTCGTTTGGCGATGAAGCAAAGACAGATGAACCAACGCATCCCGCGTTTGTTTTGCGTCCAAGCACGTTGGAGGACATTCCTGCGATTAACGCAATCATTCAACAGGCAAAGAACTATTTGAAAGAGCAGGGGTCACCTCAATGGCAAGATGGTCATGAGCCTCATGAAGCTGTAATACGTGAAGACATAAGAAAAAAAGCCAGCTATGTACTGACTTTAGAGGAAGAAATCGTAGGTACTGTCGCATTAATTGCTGAAAAAGATCCTATTTATGAAGCAATTGAAGGCGAGTGGCAAGGAAACAACCCTTATGTTTCTTTGCATCATGTAGCAGTCACTCAAAAACACCGCGGAATGGGACTGGGGAAAGCGTTATTGGATTCAGCAATTAAACAAGCGCAATTTCTAGGTTATGGCGATGTTCGCATTGATACCTATCCAGCTAACCAGCCGATGCTGAGGTTGATTGAGAAGTGCGGATTTACCTATTGTGGAATGATCCATTTCCCATTTGAACATGGAGAACGAAAAGCATTTCAGTTACTTCAACGCCTGTCTTAG
- a CDS encoding ABC transporter ATP-binding protein → MESIIEFKDVSKEFEGNVVLKDLNISVKKGEIFVLVGPSGSGKTTSLKMINGLIEPTNGDLYFKEKRIKDYNIQKLRWQIGYVLQQIALFPTMTVRENIEVIPEMLGWDKGRRTKRVDELLKEVDMDPELFRDRMPSELSGGQQQRIGIIRALASEPDIVLMDEPFSALDPISRASLQDLVLELHRKLGNTVIFVTHNMKEAMKIGSRIAVMHEGKLIQCDTPEEIQKHPANQFVEEFFDETTDEVYTQTLEALYNGGYYQQSEVADPTLTALTVDTSLSEVFDLLAGHDAFAMKREGKIIGIINRSDVFRFLSQEG, encoded by the coding sequence ATGGAATCGATTATAGAGTTTAAAGACGTAAGTAAAGAATTCGAAGGAAATGTTGTTCTAAAAGATTTAAATATCTCTGTTAAAAAAGGAGAGATATTTGTATTAGTTGGTCCATCTGGGAGTGGGAAAACGACTTCCTTAAAAATGATCAATGGATTGATCGAACCAACGAATGGCGATTTGTACTTCAAAGAGAAGCGAATCAAGGATTACAATATTCAAAAATTACGTTGGCAGATTGGCTATGTCCTTCAACAAATCGCGCTGTTTCCAACGATGACTGTCCGAGAAAATATCGAAGTCATCCCTGAAATGCTTGGATGGGATAAAGGTCGTCGTACGAAACGAGTGGATGAGCTGCTGAAGGAAGTCGATATGGACCCAGAATTGTTTAGAGATCGGATGCCTAGTGAATTATCAGGTGGACAACAACAACGAATTGGGATCATCCGTGCGCTTGCTTCAGAACCAGACATAGTTTTGATGGATGAGCCCTTCAGTGCACTTGATCCGATTTCTCGTGCAAGTTTGCAAGATCTTGTTTTGGAACTACATCGGAAATTAGGGAATACCGTGATCTTCGTTACACATAACATGAAGGAAGCAATGAAAATCGGCAGTCGGATCGCTGTGATGCATGAAGGAAAACTGATTCAGTGTGATACGCCTGAAGAGATTCAGAAACATCCTGCGAATCAGTTCGTGGAAGAATTCTTTGATGAAACCACCGACGAAGTGTATACCCAAACCTTAGAAGCGCTGTATAACGGCGGCTATTACCAGCAATCAGAAGTGGCTGATCCTACACTCACGGCATTGACCGTTGATACTAGCTTGAGCGAAGTTTTTGACTTGTTAGCTGGCCATGATGCTTTCGCCATGAAGCGAGAGGGAAAAATAATTGGGATAATCAATCGGAGTGATGTCTTCCGATTCTTGAGTCAGGAGGGATAA
- a CDS encoding dihydrolipoyl dehydrogenase family protein, translated as MENYEVIVIGSGPAGNTAAYALKEQGKKVAIVESDLWGGTCPNRGCDPKKMLMSGVEAQKRIETMIGKGFEQTPKIVWEDLMTFKRSYTDSVPQNTKEGLDSAEITRYQGQASFIDAHKIIVDDQTLTADQFLIATGQRPAVLPIEGQELLQSSADFLELEHLPKRIAFLGAGYIAFELAIIANAAGSDVHIIHHNDRPLKGFDQELVSDLVEHMKADGITFHFNVDTKAVELMHPNYRVTGEDFELITDMVIGATGRIPNVEGLNLENAGVEYDKRGIKVDDHLRTTKQTIFACGDVVARFQPKLTPVAGFEAGYVVGAMSDEQKAIEYPLIPTIVFGDQRLARVGLSEKELADHPEKYHSQTTDLSSWYTYHRINDQGAKIKIVYDEEENIVAISCLSQLADEVINYLLVILTKKMTHEEVEKYIFAYPSPASDLSYFI; from the coding sequence ATGGAAAACTATGAAGTAATCGTGATCGGCAGCGGTCCAGCAGGAAATACGGCCGCCTATGCGTTAAAGGAACAAGGAAAAAAAGTTGCCATCGTTGAGTCTGATTTGTGGGGAGGAACTTGTCCGAACCGCGGATGCGATCCAAAGAAAATGCTAATGAGCGGTGTTGAAGCACAAAAAAGAATTGAAACAATGATCGGAAAAGGGTTCGAACAAACACCTAAAATCGTTTGGGAAGACTTAATGACTTTCAAGAGGAGCTACACCGACTCTGTTCCGCAAAATACGAAAGAGGGATTGGATTCGGCAGAAATTACACGTTATCAGGGGCAAGCTAGTTTTATTGATGCGCATAAAATCATTGTTGATGACCAAACCTTAACAGCAGATCAATTTTTGATTGCTACCGGGCAGCGGCCAGCGGTTTTGCCGATCGAGGGACAAGAGTTATTGCAAAGCAGCGCAGATTTCTTAGAACTCGAGCATCTGCCTAAACGAATTGCTTTTCTCGGTGCTGGATACATTGCTTTTGAATTAGCAATCATCGCAAATGCAGCCGGTTCAGACGTTCACATCATTCATCACAACGATCGTCCGTTAAAAGGCTTTGATCAAGAACTAGTCAGTGACCTGGTCGAGCATATGAAAGCTGATGGGATCACGTTCCATTTTAACGTGGACACAAAAGCAGTAGAATTGATGCATCCAAACTATCGTGTTACAGGAGAAGATTTTGAATTAATCACGGATATGGTGATCGGTGCTACCGGACGTATTCCAAATGTCGAAGGATTGAATTTAGAAAATGCCGGTGTCGAATATGACAAACGAGGCATAAAAGTCGACGATCATTTACGAACAACAAAACAAACGATTTTTGCTTGTGGCGATGTTGTAGCAAGATTCCAGCCTAAATTAACGCCAGTTGCTGGCTTTGAAGCAGGGTATGTCGTCGGCGCGATGAGTGATGAGCAAAAAGCCATCGAATACCCATTGATTCCTACCATCGTTTTCGGGGATCAGCGCTTGGCAAGGGTTGGTTTGAGCGAAAAGGAACTCGCTGATCATCCAGAGAAATACCATTCACAGACCACTGACTTGTCTAGCTGGTATACGTATCACCGGATTAACGATCAAGGAGCAAAAATAAAAATCGTTTACGATGAAGAAGAAAATATTGTAGCGATTAGTTGTCTCAGTCAGTTAGCAGATGAAGTGATCAATTATCTTTTAGTCATTTTAACGAAAAAAATGACACATGAAGAAGTTGAAAAATACATTTTTGCTTATCCAAGTCCAGCTAGTGATCTTTCATATTTTATTTAA
- a CDS encoding YajQ family cyclic di-GMP-binding protein yields MAKDASFDIVSELNKEEVKNGVQIALKELKNRFDFKGSTFDITLEGNQLVIKAEDDYKIEQVKDVLFSKLIKRGVPLKNIQFSTSEHALGGNARQQAELVNGIDRESAKKITTAIKNSKVKVKAQIQEDQLRITGKNRDDLQQVIALVKEIDLPIDVQFINYR; encoded by the coding sequence ATGGCAAAAGATGCGAGCTTTGATATTGTTTCAGAGTTAAACAAGGAAGAAGTCAAAAATGGGGTTCAAATCGCCCTGAAGGAATTGAAAAATCGCTTTGATTTTAAGGGAAGTACCTTCGACATTACATTAGAAGGCAATCAATTAGTGATTAAAGCTGAAGATGACTACAAGATCGAACAAGTGAAAGATGTGCTGTTTAGTAAACTGATCAAACGTGGTGTGCCGTTAAAAAATATCCAATTCTCTACTTCTGAGCACGCCTTAGGAGGAAACGCCCGACAACAAGCTGAACTTGTAAACGGGATTGATAGAGAAAGTGCCAAGAAAATTACAACTGCTATCAAAAACAGCAAAGTAAAAGTAAAGGCGCAAATTCAAGAAGACCAATTAAGAATTACTGGAAAAAATAGAGATGACCTCCAACAAGTAATTGCTTTAGTAAAAGAAATCGATTTACCGATCGATGTTCAGTTTATCAACTACCGATAG
- a CDS encoding YitT family protein, producing the protein MQKVMNYTSKDLAKKILVILFTGLTGAVGLNLFLIPANVFSAGMTGIAQIAEHLLSNVGLSIDTGILIFLLNVPVFVLGFIRLGKSAMILSFANVISMSFFTTLVPVGQVTDNVLMNAITGGVMLGIGAGLSLKFGFTTGGLDVVSLLLSKTTGRTVGNYMMLLNGVIVIVAGFFFTWESALYTIITIFTMSTVVDYVHTSHQKMTAFINTGNSAVMIEVLSRELLRGLTVIPARGGFSSTEREVIMVVFTRYELYTLKQVVADVDPNSFTNIVATDSVVGSFLTQDEQNLLKKSQIAK; encoded by the coding sequence ATGCAGAAGGTTATGAATTATACATCCAAGGATTTGGCAAAAAAAATCCTTGTCATTTTATTTACTGGTTTGACCGGAGCGGTTGGTTTAAATCTTTTTTTGATCCCAGCAAATGTCTTTTCAGCAGGGATGACCGGGATCGCCCAAATTGCCGAGCACTTATTATCAAATGTAGGTTTATCTATCGACACCGGAATATTGATTTTTCTTCTGAATGTTCCAGTATTCGTCTTAGGATTCATAAGACTGGGAAAATCAGCAATGATTTTGAGCTTTGCAAATGTAATTTCCATGTCTTTTTTTACGACATTGGTTCCGGTCGGTCAAGTGACTGATAATGTGTTAATGAATGCGATCACCGGAGGGGTCATGCTCGGAATCGGTGCGGGCCTTTCGCTAAAATTTGGGTTTACGACGGGCGGCTTAGACGTCGTATCCTTATTATTATCTAAAACAACAGGGCGTACAGTTGGAAACTATATGATGCTCCTAAATGGTGTGATTGTAATAGTTGCTGGTTTCTTTTTCACTTGGGAGAGCGCGCTTTATACGATCATCACGATATTCACAATGAGTACTGTTGTCGACTATGTCCATACGAGTCATCAAAAAATGACGGCGTTCATCAATACTGGAAATAGTGCAGTCATGATTGAAGTCCTGAGCAGAGAATTATTGCGTGGGCTGACGGTAATTCCTGCGCGAGGAGGATTTAGCTCTACTGAACGAGAAGTCATCATGGTTGTTTTTACTCGTTATGAATTGTATACATTAAAACAAGTCGTCGCTGACGTAGATCCGAATTCATTTACTAATATCGTTGCAACAGATTCAGTTGTTGGTTCATTCTTGACCCAAGACGAACAGAATTTATTAAAAAAATCACAAATCGCTAAATAA
- a CDS encoding YciI family protein: protein MKEWVYVMMIKKTKEYRRLNKAGVIEHVENLRSLDEENHIELAGAFKGYPGMAGMFVFKAASYEEAEALCQKEPLVVLGYATYELHRLQLATKENNYLL from the coding sequence ATGAAGGAGTGGGTATACGTCATGATGATAAAAAAAACAAAGGAGTACCGGCGCTTAAACAAAGCTGGTGTCATTGAGCACGTTGAAAATTTGAGAAGTTTAGACGAGGAAAACCATATTGAGCTCGCTGGAGCATTCAAGGGTTATCCCGGAATGGCAGGTATGTTTGTTTTTAAGGCAGCTAGCTATGAAGAAGCAGAGGCACTTTGTCAAAAGGAACCATTGGTTGTCTTAGGATATGCTACGTATGAGCTGCATCGCCTACAACTAGCCACGAAGGAAAATAATTATCTATTATAA